A genomic window from Archocentrus centrarchus isolate MPI-CPG fArcCen1 chromosome 2, fArcCen1, whole genome shotgun sequence includes:
- the LOC115794210 gene encoding transmembrane protein 237B-like isoform X3 — MDAGALKPRRVRELPPLPQRGQRSLPTMSSQDTTDVPALKHKKKRAKKEASGVDDTDDQGMEMGGVGSRRASEIGEHLTLEPAGDAPPQRRRRKKKTAAIDLEDDHADLVNGDAADQTTDEEVVRKPRKKKKSKVVESQLPDELDVAEDDIVTDTPPAIPQHSLFAAPQGQSQPVGKVFVERNKRFQAAERSDWRKPSDPMDNMPDFQHMQPLWTTKDVSIRVHGGFRVLGLYCQGFLAGYAVWNVVVVYMLAGQHLTALSNLLQQYHSLAYPSQSLLYLLLAISSVAAFDRVNLAKGSVSLREFITLEPVALASFLYFSALVLSLSQQMTSDRINLYSFNSTLLPPGSEHQILHPWVTINLVVALLVGLAWIFSATRPETDFTEGYLMAMEIEPPKPEDTSEMTP; from the exons CGGGGGCAGCGATCTCTTCCCACGATGTCAAG TCAAGACACAACAG ATGTTCCAGCACTGAAACACAAGAAGAAGAGAGCGAAAAAGGAGGCAAGTGGGGTGGATGATACTGATG ATCAGGGGATGGAGATGGGAGGCGTCGGCAGCCGCAGGGCTTCTGAGATCGGCGAGCACCTAACCCTCGAACCTGCGGGGGACGCCCCcccgcagaggaggaggaggaagaagaaaacagcCGCTATAG ATCTCGAAGACGACCACGCCGACCTGGTGAACGGAGACGCTGCAGATCAGACCACAGATGAAGAAGTGGTCAGAAAACCCAGAAAGAAAAA gaAGTCCAAAGTTGTTGAGTCGCAGCTTCCGGATGAGCTGGATGTAGCGGAGGACGACATCGTCACCGACACCCCTCCAGCCATTCCCCAGCATTCCCTGTTTGCCGCCCCGCAGGGTCAGAGCCAGCCAGTCGGGAAGGTGTTCGTAGAGAGGAACA AGCGTTTCCAGGCTGCTGAGCGCTCTGATTGGAGGAAGCCCAGCGACCCGATGGATAACATGCCGGACTTCCAGCACATGCAGCCACTGTGGACCACCAAAGATGTTTCCATCAGAGTGCACGGAGGCTTCAG GGTGCTCGGGCTGTACTGTCAAGGCTTCCTGGCGGGCTACGCCGTGTGGAACGTGGTGGTGGTGTACATGCTAGCCGGGCAGCACCTCACCGCTCTGTCTAACCTGCTGCAACAGTACCACAGTCTGGCGTACCCCTCGCAGTCCCTGCTCTACTTGCTGCTCGCCATCAGCTCGGTGGCCGCCTTCGACAG AGTGAATCTGGCCAAAGGTTCTGTGTCTCTGCGGGAGTTCATCACGCTGGAGCCGGTGGCTCTCGCCTCGTTCT TGTATTTCTCGGCGCTGGTCCTCTCTCTGAGCCAGCAGATGACCAGCGATCGGATCAACCTCTACTCGTTCAACTCAACACTACT GCCTCCAGGGTCGGAGCACCAGATTCTCCACCCGTGGGTGACCATCAACCTGGTGGTGGCCCTGCTGGTGGGCCTGGCCTGGATTTTTAGCGCCACCAGACCTGAGACGGACTTCACGGAGG GTTATCTGATGGCCATGGAGATTGAGCCTCCAAAGCCAGAGGACACTTCAGAAATGACTCCCTGA
- the cyp20a1 gene encoding cytochrome P450 20A1 produces MLDFAIFAVTFVIILVGAVLYLYPSSRRASGIPGLNPTDEKDGNLQDIINRGSLHEFLVSLHEEFGSVASFWFGGRPVVSLGSVSQLRQHINPNHTTDSFETMLKSLLGYQSGMGGGASESVMRKKVYESASNNTLKNNFPLVLKLVEELVRKWRSFPDDQHTPLCAHLLGLAMKTVTQLALGERFGDDAEVIAFRKNHDAIWSEIGKGYLDGSLEKSSSRKAHYEKALSEMEAALLSVAKERKAQRKQTVFVDALLQSSFTERQVMEDCMVFTLAGCVITANLCIWALHFLSNSEEVQDKLYRELEEVLGSDPVSFDKIPELRYCQQVLNETVRTAKLTPVAARLQEVEGKVDQHVIPKETLVIYALGVVLQDDETWSSPYRFDPDRFEDESARKTFCLLGFSGNQTCPELRFAYTVATVLLSTLVRQLKLQRLKGQIAEVRSELVSTPKDETWITVSRRGS; encoded by the exons ATGCTGGACTTTGCCATCTTTGCCGTTACGTTTGTCATCATCCTGGTGGGCGCTGTCCTCTATCTGTACCCG TCATCCAGGAGGGCCTCTGGTATCCCAGGTCTCAACCCCACGGATGAGAA GGATGGAAACCTGCAGGATATTATCAACAGAGGCAGTCTGCACGAGTTCCTCGTCAGCCTGCACGAAGAGTTTGGCTCCGTGGCGTCGTTCTGGTTCGGCGGGCGGCCCGTGGTGAGCTTGGGCTCTGTGAGCCAGCTCCGGCAACACATCAACCCCAACCACACCA CCGACTCCTTTGAGACGATGCTGAAGTCGTTGCTGGGCTACCAGTCAGGGATGGGAGGTGGTGCCAGCGAGTCCGTCATGAGAAAGAAGGTGTATGAAAGTGCCAGCAACAACACGCTGAAGAACAACTTCCCGCTTGTGCTCAAG CTGGTGGAGGAGCTGGTGAGAAAGTGGAGGTCATTCCCGGATGATCAGCACACACCGCTGTGCGCCCACCTGCTGGGCCTGGCCATGAAGACGGTCACCCAGCTGGCTCTGGGTGAGCGCTTCGGGGACGACGCTGAGGTCATTGCCTTCCGCAAGAACCACGACGCG ATCTGGTCAGAAATCGGAAAGGGCTACCTGGACGGCTCCCTGGAGAAGAGCTCCAGCAGAAAAGCGCACTACGAGAAGG CTCTGTCAGAGATGGAGGCCGCGCTGCTGTCAGTGGCCAAGGAGAGGAAAGCCCAGAGGAAGCAGACGGTGTTTGTGGACGCTCTGCTGCAGTCCAGCTTCACAGAGCGACAG GTCATGGAGGACTGCATGGTGTTCACTTTGGCTGGATGTGTCATCACTGCAAACT TGTGTATCTGGGCTCTTCACTTCCTGTCCAATTCAGAGGAAGTCCAGGACAAGTTGTACCGGGAGCTGGAGGAAGTTTTGGGTTCTGATCCGGTTTCCTTCGACAAGATTCCTGAGCTCAG ATACTGCCAACAGGTCCTCAACGAGACGGTGAGGACTGCCAAGCTCACCCCCGTCGCGGCTCGGCTTCAGGAAGTGGAGGGCAAAGTCGACCAGCACGTCATCCCCAAAGAG ACTTTGGTGATTTATGCCTTAGGAGTGGTCCTGCAGGATGACGAGACCTGGAGCAGCCCTTACAg GTTTGACCCAGATCGATTTGAGGACGAATCGGCCAGGAAGACCTTCTGTCTGCTCGGCTTCTCTGGGAATCAGACGTGTCCAGAGCTCAG GTTCGCCTACACCGTGGCCACGGTCCTGCTCAGCACGTTGGTGCGGCAGCTGAAGCTTCAACGGCTGAAGGGACAAATAGCCGAGGTCCGATCTGAGCTGGTGTCCACACCGAAGGACGAAACCTGGATCACCGTCAGCAGAAGAGGCagctaa
- the LOC115794210 gene encoding transmembrane protein 237B-like isoform X2, with translation MDAGALKPRRVRELPPLPQRGQRSLPTMSSQDTTEDVPALKHKKKRAKKEASGVDDTDDQGMEMGGVGSRRASEIGEHLTLEPAGDAPPQRRRRKKKTAAIDLEDDHADLVNGDAADQTTDEEVVRKPRKKKKSKVVESQLPDELDVAEDDIVTDTPPAIPQHSLFAAPQGQSQPVGKVFVERNKRFQAAERSDWRKPSDPMDNMPDFQHMQPLWTTKDVSIRVHGGFRVLGLYCQGFLAGYAVWNVVVVYMLAGQHLTALSNLLQQYHSLAYPSQSLLYLLLAISSVAAFDRVNLAKGSVSLREFITLEPVALASFLYFSALVLSLSQQMTSDRINLYSFNSTLLPPGSEHQILHPWVTINLVVALLVGLAWIFSATRPETDFTEGYLMAMEIEPPKPEDTSEMTP, from the exons CGGGGGCAGCGATCTCTTCCCACGATGTCAAG TCAAGACACAACAG AAGATGTTCCAGCACTGAAACACAAGAAGAAGAGAGCGAAAAAGGAGGCAAGTGGGGTGGATGATACTGATG ATCAGGGGATGGAGATGGGAGGCGTCGGCAGCCGCAGGGCTTCTGAGATCGGCGAGCACCTAACCCTCGAACCTGCGGGGGACGCCCCcccgcagaggaggaggaggaagaagaaaacagcCGCTATAG ATCTCGAAGACGACCACGCCGACCTGGTGAACGGAGACGCTGCAGATCAGACCACAGATGAAGAAGTGGTCAGAAAACCCAGAAAGAAAAA gaAGTCCAAAGTTGTTGAGTCGCAGCTTCCGGATGAGCTGGATGTAGCGGAGGACGACATCGTCACCGACACCCCTCCAGCCATTCCCCAGCATTCCCTGTTTGCCGCCCCGCAGGGTCAGAGCCAGCCAGTCGGGAAGGTGTTCGTAGAGAGGAACA AGCGTTTCCAGGCTGCTGAGCGCTCTGATTGGAGGAAGCCCAGCGACCCGATGGATAACATGCCGGACTTCCAGCACATGCAGCCACTGTGGACCACCAAAGATGTTTCCATCAGAGTGCACGGAGGCTTCAG GGTGCTCGGGCTGTACTGTCAAGGCTTCCTGGCGGGCTACGCCGTGTGGAACGTGGTGGTGGTGTACATGCTAGCCGGGCAGCACCTCACCGCTCTGTCTAACCTGCTGCAACAGTACCACAGTCTGGCGTACCCCTCGCAGTCCCTGCTCTACTTGCTGCTCGCCATCAGCTCGGTGGCCGCCTTCGACAG AGTGAATCTGGCCAAAGGTTCTGTGTCTCTGCGGGAGTTCATCACGCTGGAGCCGGTGGCTCTCGCCTCGTTCT TGTATTTCTCGGCGCTGGTCCTCTCTCTGAGCCAGCAGATGACCAGCGATCGGATCAACCTCTACTCGTTCAACTCAACACTACT GCCTCCAGGGTCGGAGCACCAGATTCTCCACCCGTGGGTGACCATCAACCTGGTGGTGGCCCTGCTGGTGGGCCTGGCCTGGATTTTTAGCGCCACCAGACCTGAGACGGACTTCACGGAGG GTTATCTGATGGCCATGGAGATTGAGCCTCCAAAGCCAGAGGACACTTCAGAAATGACTCCCTGA
- the LOC115794210 gene encoding transmembrane protein 237B-like isoform X1 has protein sequence MDAGALKPRRVRELPPLPQESLKPVRLCFHRTLGNIKLAMKRGQRSLPTMSSQDTTDVPALKHKKKRAKKEASGVDDTDDQGMEMGGVGSRRASEIGEHLTLEPAGDAPPQRRRRKKKTAAIDLEDDHADLVNGDAADQTTDEEVVRKPRKKKKSKVVESQLPDELDVAEDDIVTDTPPAIPQHSLFAAPQGQSQPVGKVFVERNKRFQAAERSDWRKPSDPMDNMPDFQHMQPLWTTKDVSIRVHGGFRVLGLYCQGFLAGYAVWNVVVVYMLAGQHLTALSNLLQQYHSLAYPSQSLLYLLLAISSVAAFDRVNLAKGSVSLREFITLEPVALASFLYFSALVLSLSQQMTSDRINLYSFNSTLLPPGSEHQILHPWVTINLVVALLVGLAWIFSATRPETDFTEGYLMAMEIEPPKPEDTSEMTP, from the exons CGGGGGCAGCGATCTCTTCCCACGATGTCAAG TCAAGACACAACAG ATGTTCCAGCACTGAAACACAAGAAGAAGAGAGCGAAAAAGGAGGCAAGTGGGGTGGATGATACTGATG ATCAGGGGATGGAGATGGGAGGCGTCGGCAGCCGCAGGGCTTCTGAGATCGGCGAGCACCTAACCCTCGAACCTGCGGGGGACGCCCCcccgcagaggaggaggaggaagaagaaaacagcCGCTATAG ATCTCGAAGACGACCACGCCGACCTGGTGAACGGAGACGCTGCAGATCAGACCACAGATGAAGAAGTGGTCAGAAAACCCAGAAAGAAAAA gaAGTCCAAAGTTGTTGAGTCGCAGCTTCCGGATGAGCTGGATGTAGCGGAGGACGACATCGTCACCGACACCCCTCCAGCCATTCCCCAGCATTCCCTGTTTGCCGCCCCGCAGGGTCAGAGCCAGCCAGTCGGGAAGGTGTTCGTAGAGAGGAACA AGCGTTTCCAGGCTGCTGAGCGCTCTGATTGGAGGAAGCCCAGCGACCCGATGGATAACATGCCGGACTTCCAGCACATGCAGCCACTGTGGACCACCAAAGATGTTTCCATCAGAGTGCACGGAGGCTTCAG GGTGCTCGGGCTGTACTGTCAAGGCTTCCTGGCGGGCTACGCCGTGTGGAACGTGGTGGTGGTGTACATGCTAGCCGGGCAGCACCTCACCGCTCTGTCTAACCTGCTGCAACAGTACCACAGTCTGGCGTACCCCTCGCAGTCCCTGCTCTACTTGCTGCTCGCCATCAGCTCGGTGGCCGCCTTCGACAG AGTGAATCTGGCCAAAGGTTCTGTGTCTCTGCGGGAGTTCATCACGCTGGAGCCGGTGGCTCTCGCCTCGTTCT TGTATTTCTCGGCGCTGGTCCTCTCTCTGAGCCAGCAGATGACCAGCGATCGGATCAACCTCTACTCGTTCAACTCAACACTACT GCCTCCAGGGTCGGAGCACCAGATTCTCCACCCGTGGGTGACCATCAACCTGGTGGTGGCCCTGCTGGTGGGCCTGGCCTGGATTTTTAGCGCCACCAGACCTGAGACGGACTTCACGGAGG GTTATCTGATGGCCATGGAGATTGAGCCTCCAAAGCCAGAGGACACTTCAGAAATGACTCCCTGA
- the LOC115794210 gene encoding transmembrane protein 237B-like isoform X4 translates to MARKTARGQRSLPTMSSQDTTEDVPALKHKKKRAKKEASGVDDTDDQGMEMGGVGSRRASEIGEHLTLEPAGDAPPQRRRRKKKTAAIDLEDDHADLVNGDAADQTTDEEVVRKPRKKKKSKVVESQLPDELDVAEDDIVTDTPPAIPQHSLFAAPQGQSQPVGKVFVERNKRFQAAERSDWRKPSDPMDNMPDFQHMQPLWTTKDVSIRVHGGFRVLGLYCQGFLAGYAVWNVVVVYMLAGQHLTALSNLLQQYHSLAYPSQSLLYLLLAISSVAAFDRVNLAKGSVSLREFITLEPVALASFLYFSALVLSLSQQMTSDRINLYSFNSTLLPPGSEHQILHPWVTINLVVALLVGLAWIFSATRPETDFTEGYLMAMEIEPPKPEDTSEMTP, encoded by the exons CGGGGGCAGCGATCTCTTCCCACGATGTCAAG TCAAGACACAACAG AAGATGTTCCAGCACTGAAACACAAGAAGAAGAGAGCGAAAAAGGAGGCAAGTGGGGTGGATGATACTGATG ATCAGGGGATGGAGATGGGAGGCGTCGGCAGCCGCAGGGCTTCTGAGATCGGCGAGCACCTAACCCTCGAACCTGCGGGGGACGCCCCcccgcagaggaggaggaggaagaagaaaacagcCGCTATAG ATCTCGAAGACGACCACGCCGACCTGGTGAACGGAGACGCTGCAGATCAGACCACAGATGAAGAAGTGGTCAGAAAACCCAGAAAGAAAAA gaAGTCCAAAGTTGTTGAGTCGCAGCTTCCGGATGAGCTGGATGTAGCGGAGGACGACATCGTCACCGACACCCCTCCAGCCATTCCCCAGCATTCCCTGTTTGCCGCCCCGCAGGGTCAGAGCCAGCCAGTCGGGAAGGTGTTCGTAGAGAGGAACA AGCGTTTCCAGGCTGCTGAGCGCTCTGATTGGAGGAAGCCCAGCGACCCGATGGATAACATGCCGGACTTCCAGCACATGCAGCCACTGTGGACCACCAAAGATGTTTCCATCAGAGTGCACGGAGGCTTCAG GGTGCTCGGGCTGTACTGTCAAGGCTTCCTGGCGGGCTACGCCGTGTGGAACGTGGTGGTGGTGTACATGCTAGCCGGGCAGCACCTCACCGCTCTGTCTAACCTGCTGCAACAGTACCACAGTCTGGCGTACCCCTCGCAGTCCCTGCTCTACTTGCTGCTCGCCATCAGCTCGGTGGCCGCCTTCGACAG AGTGAATCTGGCCAAAGGTTCTGTGTCTCTGCGGGAGTTCATCACGCTGGAGCCGGTGGCTCTCGCCTCGTTCT TGTATTTCTCGGCGCTGGTCCTCTCTCTGAGCCAGCAGATGACCAGCGATCGGATCAACCTCTACTCGTTCAACTCAACACTACT GCCTCCAGGGTCGGAGCACCAGATTCTCCACCCGTGGGTGACCATCAACCTGGTGGTGGCCCTGCTGGTGGGCCTGGCCTGGATTTTTAGCGCCACCAGACCTGAGACGGACTTCACGGAGG GTTATCTGATGGCCATGGAGATTGAGCCTCCAAAGCCAGAGGACACTTCAGAAATGACTCCCTGA
- the LOC115794210 gene encoding transmembrane protein 237B-like isoform X7, which produces MSSQDTTEDVPALKHKKKRAKKEASGVDDTDDQGMEMGGVGSRRASEIGEHLTLEPAGDAPPQRRRRKKKTAAIDLEDDHADLVNGDAADQTTDEEVVRKPRKKKKSKVVESQLPDELDVAEDDIVTDTPPAIPQHSLFAAPQGQSQPVGKVFVERNKRFQAAERSDWRKPSDPMDNMPDFQHMQPLWTTKDVSIRVHGGFRVLGLYCQGFLAGYAVWNVVVVYMLAGQHLTALSNLLQQYHSLAYPSQSLLYLLLAISSVAAFDRVNLAKGSVSLREFITLEPVALASFLYFSALVLSLSQQMTSDRINLYSFNSTLLPPGSEHQILHPWVTINLVVALLVGLAWIFSATRPETDFTEGYLMAMEIEPPKPEDTSEMTP; this is translated from the exons ATGTCAAG TCAAGACACAACAG AAGATGTTCCAGCACTGAAACACAAGAAGAAGAGAGCGAAAAAGGAGGCAAGTGGGGTGGATGATACTGATG ATCAGGGGATGGAGATGGGAGGCGTCGGCAGCCGCAGGGCTTCTGAGATCGGCGAGCACCTAACCCTCGAACCTGCGGGGGACGCCCCcccgcagaggaggaggaggaagaagaaaacagcCGCTATAG ATCTCGAAGACGACCACGCCGACCTGGTGAACGGAGACGCTGCAGATCAGACCACAGATGAAGAAGTGGTCAGAAAACCCAGAAAGAAAAA gaAGTCCAAAGTTGTTGAGTCGCAGCTTCCGGATGAGCTGGATGTAGCGGAGGACGACATCGTCACCGACACCCCTCCAGCCATTCCCCAGCATTCCCTGTTTGCCGCCCCGCAGGGTCAGAGCCAGCCAGTCGGGAAGGTGTTCGTAGAGAGGAACA AGCGTTTCCAGGCTGCTGAGCGCTCTGATTGGAGGAAGCCCAGCGACCCGATGGATAACATGCCGGACTTCCAGCACATGCAGCCACTGTGGACCACCAAAGATGTTTCCATCAGAGTGCACGGAGGCTTCAG GGTGCTCGGGCTGTACTGTCAAGGCTTCCTGGCGGGCTACGCCGTGTGGAACGTGGTGGTGGTGTACATGCTAGCCGGGCAGCACCTCACCGCTCTGTCTAACCTGCTGCAACAGTACCACAGTCTGGCGTACCCCTCGCAGTCCCTGCTCTACTTGCTGCTCGCCATCAGCTCGGTGGCCGCCTTCGACAG AGTGAATCTGGCCAAAGGTTCTGTGTCTCTGCGGGAGTTCATCACGCTGGAGCCGGTGGCTCTCGCCTCGTTCT TGTATTTCTCGGCGCTGGTCCTCTCTCTGAGCCAGCAGATGACCAGCGATCGGATCAACCTCTACTCGTTCAACTCAACACTACT GCCTCCAGGGTCGGAGCACCAGATTCTCCACCCGTGGGTGACCATCAACCTGGTGGTGGCCCTGCTGGTGGGCCTGGCCTGGATTTTTAGCGCCACCAGACCTGAGACGGACTTCACGGAGG GTTATCTGATGGCCATGGAGATTGAGCCTCCAAAGCCAGAGGACACTTCAGAAATGACTCCCTGA
- the LOC115794210 gene encoding transmembrane protein 237B-like isoform X5 produces MARKTARGQRSLPTMSSQDTTDVPALKHKKKRAKKEASGVDDTDDQGMEMGGVGSRRASEIGEHLTLEPAGDAPPQRRRRKKKTAAIDLEDDHADLVNGDAADQTTDEEVVRKPRKKKKSKVVESQLPDELDVAEDDIVTDTPPAIPQHSLFAAPQGQSQPVGKVFVERNKRFQAAERSDWRKPSDPMDNMPDFQHMQPLWTTKDVSIRVHGGFRVLGLYCQGFLAGYAVWNVVVVYMLAGQHLTALSNLLQQYHSLAYPSQSLLYLLLAISSVAAFDRVNLAKGSVSLREFITLEPVALASFLYFSALVLSLSQQMTSDRINLYSFNSTLLPPGSEHQILHPWVTINLVVALLVGLAWIFSATRPETDFTEGYLMAMEIEPPKPEDTSEMTP; encoded by the exons CGGGGGCAGCGATCTCTTCCCACGATGTCAAG TCAAGACACAACAG ATGTTCCAGCACTGAAACACAAGAAGAAGAGAGCGAAAAAGGAGGCAAGTGGGGTGGATGATACTGATG ATCAGGGGATGGAGATGGGAGGCGTCGGCAGCCGCAGGGCTTCTGAGATCGGCGAGCACCTAACCCTCGAACCTGCGGGGGACGCCCCcccgcagaggaggaggaggaagaagaaaacagcCGCTATAG ATCTCGAAGACGACCACGCCGACCTGGTGAACGGAGACGCTGCAGATCAGACCACAGATGAAGAAGTGGTCAGAAAACCCAGAAAGAAAAA gaAGTCCAAAGTTGTTGAGTCGCAGCTTCCGGATGAGCTGGATGTAGCGGAGGACGACATCGTCACCGACACCCCTCCAGCCATTCCCCAGCATTCCCTGTTTGCCGCCCCGCAGGGTCAGAGCCAGCCAGTCGGGAAGGTGTTCGTAGAGAGGAACA AGCGTTTCCAGGCTGCTGAGCGCTCTGATTGGAGGAAGCCCAGCGACCCGATGGATAACATGCCGGACTTCCAGCACATGCAGCCACTGTGGACCACCAAAGATGTTTCCATCAGAGTGCACGGAGGCTTCAG GGTGCTCGGGCTGTACTGTCAAGGCTTCCTGGCGGGCTACGCCGTGTGGAACGTGGTGGTGGTGTACATGCTAGCCGGGCAGCACCTCACCGCTCTGTCTAACCTGCTGCAACAGTACCACAGTCTGGCGTACCCCTCGCAGTCCCTGCTCTACTTGCTGCTCGCCATCAGCTCGGTGGCCGCCTTCGACAG AGTGAATCTGGCCAAAGGTTCTGTGTCTCTGCGGGAGTTCATCACGCTGGAGCCGGTGGCTCTCGCCTCGTTCT TGTATTTCTCGGCGCTGGTCCTCTCTCTGAGCCAGCAGATGACCAGCGATCGGATCAACCTCTACTCGTTCAACTCAACACTACT GCCTCCAGGGTCGGAGCACCAGATTCTCCACCCGTGGGTGACCATCAACCTGGTGGTGGCCCTGCTGGTGGGCCTGGCCTGGATTTTTAGCGCCACCAGACCTGAGACGGACTTCACGGAGG GTTATCTGATGGCCATGGAGATTGAGCCTCCAAAGCCAGAGGACACTTCAGAAATGACTCCCTGA
- the LOC115794210 gene encoding transmembrane protein 237B-like isoform X6 — translation MKRGQRSLPTMSSQDTTEDVPALKHKKKRAKKEASGVDDTDDQGMEMGGVGSRRASEIGEHLTLEPAGDAPPQRRRRKKKTAAIDLEDDHADLVNGDAADQTTDEEVVRKPRKKKKSKVVESQLPDELDVAEDDIVTDTPPAIPQHSLFAAPQGQSQPVGKVFVERNKRFQAAERSDWRKPSDPMDNMPDFQHMQPLWTTKDVSIRVHGGFRVLGLYCQGFLAGYAVWNVVVVYMLAGQHLTALSNLLQQYHSLAYPSQSLLYLLLAISSVAAFDRVNLAKGSVSLREFITLEPVALASFLYFSALVLSLSQQMTSDRINLYSFNSTLLPPGSEHQILHPWVTINLVVALLVGLAWIFSATRPETDFTEGYLMAMEIEPPKPEDTSEMTP, via the exons CGGGGGCAGCGATCTCTTCCCACGATGTCAAG TCAAGACACAACAG AAGATGTTCCAGCACTGAAACACAAGAAGAAGAGAGCGAAAAAGGAGGCAAGTGGGGTGGATGATACTGATG ATCAGGGGATGGAGATGGGAGGCGTCGGCAGCCGCAGGGCTTCTGAGATCGGCGAGCACCTAACCCTCGAACCTGCGGGGGACGCCCCcccgcagaggaggaggaggaagaagaaaacagcCGCTATAG ATCTCGAAGACGACCACGCCGACCTGGTGAACGGAGACGCTGCAGATCAGACCACAGATGAAGAAGTGGTCAGAAAACCCAGAAAGAAAAA gaAGTCCAAAGTTGTTGAGTCGCAGCTTCCGGATGAGCTGGATGTAGCGGAGGACGACATCGTCACCGACACCCCTCCAGCCATTCCCCAGCATTCCCTGTTTGCCGCCCCGCAGGGTCAGAGCCAGCCAGTCGGGAAGGTGTTCGTAGAGAGGAACA AGCGTTTCCAGGCTGCTGAGCGCTCTGATTGGAGGAAGCCCAGCGACCCGATGGATAACATGCCGGACTTCCAGCACATGCAGCCACTGTGGACCACCAAAGATGTTTCCATCAGAGTGCACGGAGGCTTCAG GGTGCTCGGGCTGTACTGTCAAGGCTTCCTGGCGGGCTACGCCGTGTGGAACGTGGTGGTGGTGTACATGCTAGCCGGGCAGCACCTCACCGCTCTGTCTAACCTGCTGCAACAGTACCACAGTCTGGCGTACCCCTCGCAGTCCCTGCTCTACTTGCTGCTCGCCATCAGCTCGGTGGCCGCCTTCGACAG AGTGAATCTGGCCAAAGGTTCTGTGTCTCTGCGGGAGTTCATCACGCTGGAGCCGGTGGCTCTCGCCTCGTTCT TGTATTTCTCGGCGCTGGTCCTCTCTCTGAGCCAGCAGATGACCAGCGATCGGATCAACCTCTACTCGTTCAACTCAACACTACT GCCTCCAGGGTCGGAGCACCAGATTCTCCACCCGTGGGTGACCATCAACCTGGTGGTGGCCCTGCTGGTGGGCCTGGCCTGGATTTTTAGCGCCACCAGACCTGAGACGGACTTCACGGAGG GTTATCTGATGGCCATGGAGATTGAGCCTCCAAAGCCAGAGGACACTTCAGAAATGACTCCCTGA